The sequence below is a genomic window from Lujinxingia litoralis.
GGCCTGTGGTGTCGAGCTATGACGCCGTGATGGCGGTTCATGGAGTGGATGGTGCCGGGTATCACCCTCGCCACACCCTCGACCCCACGCCCTTCTGCCCGCGCCCGCGCTCCGCAGGGCGGGGGTGGGGTTATGCGGGGCGCGGGGGTTGCTTAGGTTTGGGAGCAGCGTCGACCACCTGGGTGGCGCTCAGGTTTTACGTCGAAGGAGCAGACCTATGGAGAACTTCAGACCCGAAACGATCAACGTGAACGACGCCCCGCGGGGCCAGGGCGATTATATGCGTGTGCTGGCGCGGGGAGAGCACCTGGCCATGCGCATCTGGATCGAGGAGACCCCGGCGGATAAAGAGAGCGTCATGCACAGCCACGGCTACGAGACGGTGGGGTATGTGATTGAAGGGCGCGCCCGGCTGCATTTTGAGGGGGATTCGGTGCTGCTTGAGCCGGGCGACTCGTGGCTGGTGCCCTCGAACACCAGCCATTGCTACGAGATTCTGGAGGCATTCACCGCCATCGAGGCGACCAGCCCGCCCTCGGAGGCCCATCTCTCCTGAAGGTAGGCGGGGGAATGGGCTGTCCGGCCCGGGGCGCGGCAGCCCCTTTCCAGGCCCTGAACGAAAAAACCGCACCCCGGCGAGGGGGGCGGTTTTTTTTGTGGAGCGCCGGGCTCAGCAGGGTGCGCTCAGCGCCGCGCGTTGACGCCGAGCATCAGGGGAGCATCACGTCCGCCCCCGGCGTTGTCGATGAAGGAGTTTAGGTCTTCGACGTCGCCGTTGATGGTGGCGCTGGCGCCCGCAGCGTCCCGCACCTCCCCCCTCGCCCCTTCACCCTCGAAGGCGCTGCCTTTTTGTGCCCCGAGGGTGTAGGAGACAAGTGCCGCGGCCAGGGGGTTGCGGCGAGTTTACGATGATGCGGGTAGGGAGGCTGAAATGAAGGATGAAGAGAGGGGCGACGCCCATAACGAGATGTCCCCCGGGGGCAGCGCGATCCTGCGGCACGACTCGCCGCAACCCTCCAGTGGGTATGACGTGGCCTATGCCGATGATGAGCGGATCTGCGCGCATATCGAGGAGCATCTGGGGGAGATCGGGGTCGTGTGGCACGAGCTCGTCTCGTTCGGGGTGCACATCGATATTCATGTGGTCGAGCCCACCGAGGAGCGTCCTTTCGTGACGCTGGTGACCTCGGGGATGAGCGCGCGGCCGATGACGCTGCCCCCGGGGCTGGAGTCGCCCGAGGAGTGGCGTCTGGCGGAGCTGATGATGGTGCTGCCGCCCGACTGGGATTTGAGCGAGGAGGGCTTTGAGGATGAGCGCCACTACTGGCCGGTTCGTCTGCTGAAGTCGCTGGCGCGCCTGCCCGGCGATATGGATACCTGGCTGGGCTGGGGGCACTCCGTTCCCAACGGTCATCCGGCGGAGCCCTACGCGCCGGAGCAGCCCTTTAGCGGGGCGCTGGTGATTCCGCCGATCCTCTTCCCCGAGGCGTTTCGGATGGCCGGGGAGCCGCCGATCCGTCTCTTTCAGGTCGTGCCGGTGACCGACGCCGAGATGGAGATGAAGCTGAAACTCGGGTTGGATGCGGTGCTGGAGCGCCTGGAAGAGGTGTATCCCGAGATTTACGGGCCGCTTAACATTCGTCGGCCGGTGTTGGGGTGAGCGTTGGGGCGCCCGGGGGGCGTTGGGGGGGCCTGTAAAGGGCGCGCGGGGTCGTATCCTTCGGTGGTACATGCTGCGAATTCTGTGAATTGTGGATTGAAACCCGCCGGGGGGACGCCACGTTTAAAGGGCCGTAGGCCGTGAGCTGCGGCGTTGCAATCCGTCCTGCCTTTGTGCGCTGTGTGCGATCGTGGCTGTCGGGTTTAGCTGGATCGAGCGCAGCGCGTGCCGCGTTGTCATGCCTCAACGTTGTCGCAAGCCTCGCCACGGTGGTGTGGCCTGGCTCGCGTCATGCTCGGGGTCCCATCCCTTAGCAGCTGCCTTGTGTTCGCGACGTCGTACGCCTCGCCATGCCGTGCGGGGTTGCCGGGCGGCGCTGCGTGTGGGGGCCCTGGGGGGGATGTGGGGGAGGTTGTGTGCGGCCGAATGCTCTTCGACGCTGTGAAGCTGTGAAGGTGTTTTGTGCGAGCGAGCCCGCGCCTGCGAGCTCGCCAATGGATTGTCAGACATCCGGGGGGGATGAACGATGGAGAGATTTGGCTACGCGGCCGCGTGCGTAGGGCGTTCTTTTACTCGTCAGACACCAGGCTCATGGGGGCTCTGCCTGCTGGCCGTGGCACTTGCCGGGCTGGTGGGAAGTGGGTGTGTGGACTGGAATGACGACGAGGACAACAACGCTGCGGGGATATCGGAGGAGGGGCCCCGGGTGATAGAGGGGCCGGGAGCCCGGCGCCCCGGGGGTGAGGGGCGCCCCGGGGGGCCGGCGTTGCCGGAGCCGGAGGAAGAGCCGGTAAGCTGTGAGCGGGTGATCAAGGCGGATGTGGTCGCCATCGATCAGATCTATGTCTACAACCGCTACGGCAGCTACAACCCCTTTGGGATGATGTACGCGCTGCGCCGCGATGTGGTGGCGCTGGAGGGGGATACGCCCGGGCCGGGCAACGCGCGCTTAAGGGATGGGAAGCGGCCGCGGCCGCTGGTGTTGCGGGCCAACGAGGGGGATTGCCTCGATATTCAGTTTGAGAACTGGCTCAACCCGGAGCAGTGCCGCGCGCCGATCGAGGGGAATCCGGCGTTTTTTCGCAGCGACCGGGGGCCCGGGGAGTGCGACCAGTCGGATACGCCGGCGACGCGCGCGGTGTCGGTGCAGGTCAACGGGATGCAGTACCTGGGGATTGAGGACAACGGGGCGCATGTGGGCTTTAACGCCACGCGTCTGGTGGCGCCGGGGGAGCAGGCGAACTACCGCCTCTATGCCGAGAAGGAGGGGACGTACCTGATGCGCAGCATGGGGGCGGTCACCGGCGGCCAGGGGCTGGGGGCGACCACTGCGCTGGGGCTCTTTGGGGCGGTGAACGTGCAGCCGCAGGGAGCGCGCTGGTTCCGCTCCCAGATCACCCATGAGGAGATGTTGCGGGCGGCGCGCATGGTCGATGACGCGATGCTCTTAAACCCCGATGACACCCCCCAGATCGACTACAACGCCGAGCATCAGGGGGTGCCGGTGCTCTCGATGCTCAACGCCAACCTGGAGATCGTGCATTCGGACCTGACGGCGATCATCGCCGGGTTTGAGCCCACGCGACACAGCCCGGTGTACCGCGGGGAGCGCGCGTATCGGGAGTTCACGATCATCTTTCATGATGAGGCCAAGGTGGTGCAGGCCTTTGAGGAGCTGGACCACAACCCCACGCTCAAGGGGCTGGCCGACCACGCGGCGATCAACTACGGGATCGCCGGGGCCGGCGCGATGGTGCTGGGGAATCGCAAGGGGATCGGGCCGAATACGGAGTGCATCAACTGCAAGTTTGAGGAGTTCTTCATGGCCTCCTGGCCCAACGGCGACCCGGCGATGAACGTGCGCCTCGATGAGGAGGGCACGGCGGTGGAGGCGCTCTGGCCCGACGATCCGTCGAACGTCTACCACAGCTACGTGCGCGACCCGGTGCGCATCCGCAACCTGCATGCCGGGCCCCGGGAGACCCATGTATTCCACCTCCACGGCAACCAGTGGCTGCGCTCACCGGATGACGATCAGTCGGCCTACACCGATTCCCAGACGCTCGGTCCCGGGGACGCCTTCACCTACGACATCGCCCACGGGGGCTCGGGGAACCGCAACCTCTCGCCGGGCGACAACATCTTCCACTGCCACCTCTACCCGCATTTTGCCGGGGGGATGTGGGGGCTATGGCGCAATCATGATGTGTTTGAGGACGGGAGCATCGATCGCTACCTGCCCGACGGGGAGATTCATTGCGGCACGCCGACCCCGGCGCTGGTGCCGCTGCCGACGCGGGCGATTCCGCCGCTGCCGACCTATGAGACGACCCAGGTGTATGTGGACGGCAAGCTGCAGGATCGCCCGGCGATGCCGGGCTACCCCTTCTACATCGCGGCGGTGGGCGGCAAGCGCGCGCCGCTCAACCCGCTGGTCCATGTGGAGGACGGGGGGCTGGGGCGCCATCTGGTGATGGGCGCGCCGGAGGGGGGCGTGGTGTACGGGGAGCGCGGCCCCTTTGACGTGAAGATTCAGGAGGCTCACGTCAAGCTCCTGCCCGATGAGGGGCTGCCCGGGGAGCAGGACGCGATGCTCTACCACGAGGGGGGCTTTCCGGGGGCGGTAAGTGCGACGACGCCTTACGGATTTGAGGCCAGGGCTTACCCGGCGTATCTGCCCGACGGTCAGCCAGGGCAGTGGTTTGTGAACGGCAAGCCGCGGCGAAAGGGGGCTCCCTTTGCCAACCCCTGTCCGGCGGATGCGCCGGTGCGGCGTTACCGGATGGCGGCGATCGAGACGGAGATCGTGACCAACAAGGCCGGCTGGCGCGACCCGCAGGGGCGGATCTACGTGCTGGAGGAGGACATTGAGGCCACGCTCTCGGGGGAGCGGCCGACCGAGCCGCTGGTGATTCGCGCGAACTCCGGGGATTGCCTGGAGGTCGAGCTTACCAACCTGATGCCGGCGCATCTGGAAGAGGATGATTTCCAGATGTTCACCTCGGCGGACATGGTGGGGCTGCACATGCACCAGGTGAAATTCGATATGGGATCGGACGGGGGCATGAACGGCTTTAACTACGAGAACGGCAGCCACTCCCCGGAAGAGGTGGCGATGATGGTGGCGGCGATCAACGCCGCCGGCGGCGCCTTTGTCGGGGGCGATGGCCTGGATGCGTCTGGCGATCGGGTGGAGCTGGAGCTGACGCCGCACCCGCGCCTGGGGGTGATGGGGGCGCAGACGGTGCAGCAGGTCTACTGGGTGGACCCGGTGCTCGACGATGAGGGCAACGACCGCACGGTGGGTGCGTCCTTCTTTCACGATCATATGTCGGCGGCGAGCTGGCAGCAGCATGGGATGTACGGGATGTTGGTGGCGGAGCCGGCCGGTTCGCGCTGGCGCGATCCGCAGACTGGCGAGCTGTACGGGACGCGGGTCGACGGGGGGCCGACGAGCTATCGGGCGGACATTCTGACGGCCAACGCCGAGGATAGCTTTCGGGAGTTTGCGCTGGCGCTGGCGGACTTTGCGCTCCTCTACGATGGGGATCGGCCGGTGAACCCGCCGATTCAAAAGGAAGAAGACCTGCCCTGGGCGATTGGCCATGAGGATGAGCCCCGGCCGGAGGCGATCTCGGCCAGCGATCCGGGCACGATGCTGATCAACTACCGTCAGGAGCCGCTGCCCCTGCGCGTGGGGGAGCAGGGGCCTGAGGGCTGGCAGCAGAAGGCCGGGGAAGAGGGGGATATGGCGCAGGCCTTCAGCTCGGTGATTCACGGGGATCCGGCCACGCCGCTTTTGCGGGCGTACAGCGGGGACCGGGTGAAGCTGCGTCTGGTGCAGGCCGCCCATGAGGAGCAGCACGTCTTCGGGGTGTTTGGCCAGAAGTGGTTGCGCGAGCCGGACCATCCGGACAGCGGGTATGTGGCCGCCCAGCAGATCGGGCTTTCGGAGAACTTCACCGCCGACCTGGGGCCGATGGCCGCCTCCTATGAGGAGGTGAGCGATTACCTCTACGGGAGCTTCCCGACCGATGACCTGTGGAGCGGGATGTGGGGGCTCTTAAGGGTGTTCCGCGACGCGCAGCCCGACCTTCTGCCTCTGCCGGAGACGAATGCGCGGAGCTGGCCCGGGCGTCGCCCGCGGGTCTGCCCGCCGGGAGCGCCGAAGCGGCGCTATACGGTGCACGCGATTCTGGCCCGGGGGAACCTGCCCGATGACCGGCTCACCTACAACGCGACCTACGATCTCTATGACCCCGACGCGATTCTCTTTGTGAAGGAGGAGCATCTGGAGGATCTGCGGGCGGGGCGTCGGGCGCCGGAGCCCCTGGTGCTGCGGGCGGCGGCGGGGGAGTGCATCAAGGTGCGGCTGGTCAACGAGCTTCCCGAGGAGATGCCGCCCTCGTCGCTGCACTTCAACTTCAACCCGCCCATTGTGGATAAGTTCAATACGAACCAGATTCGCACCTCCAACCACGTGTCCTTGCAGCCGCAGTTTGTGACCCATGACGTCCATCGCGGCGGCGGGGCCAACGTGGGCCTCAACCGCGAGCAGACGGTGCCGCCCGGGGAGGAGCGTCAGTTTGACTGGTACGCCGGGGTGTGGTCGCAGGGCCGCAAGGGGATTGTATCGACGCCGATTGAGTTCGGGGCGATCAATCTGCGCAGCATGGCCGACGTGGTGAACCACGGGGTGCACGGGGCGATGGGGGCGTTGATCGTGGAGCCGCTGGGCGCCAGCTGGGAGAGCGATGCGGACACCGACGCCCAGGCCACGGTGAGTTATGTGGATAGCCGGGGGCATCAGCGTACCTTCCGCGAGTTTGTGATGGTGCTCCAGGACGAGATCGCCCTGCATTCGGGGAACCCGGTCTTTCAGGGGGGCGATCCGCTGGAGCCGACGGTGCTGCGCAATAATGTGGGCGCCGATGACGCCGAGGAGTCCGGGCATAAGGGCTTTAACTACCGCACCGAGCCGCTGTGGGCGCGTCTGGGGGTGCCCCCGGATTACGGTGAGAACGCGCTCAATGATCTGCAGCAGTACGACCTCTTGAGCTCGGCGGTGCACGGCGATCCGGCCACGCCGGTCTTCCGGGCCGAGCCCGGCGACAACCTGCGGGTGCGGGTGCTGCTGCCCTCGGGGCATCCGCGTCAGCACGCGATCGGGTTACTGGGAGCCACCTGGCCGGTGGCCACCGCCCAGACCGGCTCGTTCTCGCAGGTGCTCGGCGCCAATGAGTCGACCTTCTACACCGGGAGCGACGGGGGGCTGGCGGCCGGTAAGGCCTCCAACCTGATACCGCTGCACGGAGCCGGGGGCCCCTTTAAGGTACGTGGGGACTTTTTGCTCTTTGATCAGGCGAGCATCCATTTTTATGGCGGCACCTGGGGGCTGATGCGGGTGGGGAGTGGGCCGGGGCTGGATGTGGCCTCGGAGGATGCGCCGGCGGAGTCTGCGTCGGCGGACGATACCCCGGAGGAGCGCTGATGGGGGCATGGCATCGATGGGCGGCGACGGCAGTCGCCGCCGGCGCACTGGCCACCGCCCTGGGGGTGGCCGCCGGAGGCGCGCTGCTGGCGAGTCAGGCAGGCATGGAGGTGGCGGCCGCCGGCTCTTCCGGGGAGGCGCCGCCTTCCCGGGAGGCCCCTTCCCGGGAGGCCCCCACCAGGTTCTCGGCGTTGGTGGCCGGGGTGATGACGCCGGCGTTGGAACTGGAGCGCGGCCATGCTCCCGAGGTCTGGGAGCATGAGGGGATGCATATCTCCTTGACGCTTGATGCCGCCGAGCGCGGGCCGATCGCTCGCCTGGTCATCACCGACGCTGAGGGCGGGGAGCCGGTGCGGGGGTTAACGCCCCGGGCCTGGCTGGATGGGCCGGGGGAGGATGGCCCGCTGAAGGGGGCAGCCTGTGGCGCCCGGGTGCAGGAGCTGAAGGGCGGGGGGCTTGCGGATCGCGCGGAGGTCGATCTCAACGGGTTGCGCGTGATGCTGCTCAACGACGACCACACGTTGAGCGTGGTCAACCCGCAGATCGCGCTCAAACAGACCCGGCTGGAGGCGCTGCTGAGGCTTCCGGGGGAGGTGGCCGACTGGGCGTTGCATCCCGACGGGCGCTCGCTCTACCTGTCGATTCCCGAGTTAAAGCAGGTGCTGGTGGTGGAGACACAGGGTTTTGGGGTGGCGTCGACCCTGGCGCTCGATCAGGCGCCGGGGGCGTTGGCGGTGTCACCCGATGGCCGGCATCTGTGGGTGGGGGGCGCCGGGGCCGAGGCGTCGGCGCTGCGTGTGATCGACACCTACGATGACCGGGTGGTGGAGGAGGTGGAGGTGGGGCCGGGGCCGCATCAGGTGGTGTTTTCGCATGGCGGCCACCGGGTGTGGGTGGCCGGGGAGTCTCTGGATGAGCTGGTGGCGATCGACGGCGTGTCGCGCCGGCGAGTGGGGGCGGTGGCCGTGGGCAAAGGGGTTGTGTCGTTGGTGCGCGGCGGCGACTACCTGGTGGTGGCGCGGCGCGATGGGGAGGTGCGTCTTTTTGATGTGCAGCGAGGCGCCGAGGCGCGGGTGCCGCTGGCGGCCGGCGTCGCGAGGCTGGATGTGGCGCCCGGGGGGCGTTGGGCCTTTGCGATGCAGCCGGGCCTCAAGCAGGTGAGCGTGATCGACCTTGCGCGGGCCACCTCGCCAGGGGCGTTTCGGGGAATCGAGGCGCCGGAGAAGGTCGTGTTTACCAAAAACTTTGCCTACATCGAGAGCGCGGCTGGCGCGCAGCTGGGGATGGTTGCGCTGGACGCTCTGGCAGTTGGCGAGCCGAGCCTGCAGTGGGTGTCGCTGGCGGGTTTGCCGGGGGCTCGGCGCGGTGGTCGCGGGGAGCGTGCGGCCGGTCTGAGCGGCGTTAGGGGCCCGGCGGGGAGGTCGCTCTTTGTGGCCTCCCCCGCGCAGCGGGCGATTGTGGTGCTGGGGGAGGGGCAACGCGGGCTGCTGGGGCGGATCGACAACCGTGTGGGAACGCCGCGGGCGCTGATGCTCCTGGATCGTTCGCTCAAGGAGGAGGCCCCGGGGGTGTACAGCACTGCCGCGGCGCTGGATCTGGCCAGCCCCCGGGCGCTCCGACTGGACCTGGGCGGCGGAATCGGGGCGTTTTGCTTCTGAGGCCTCGGGAGCATGCAGGGCAGCTGTGCGTCCATCTCGCGCCAACCCCGTGGCTAAGGCTCGGCGATGTCTGGCGCGGAGTCGGTGTCGCTGTGGTCGAGAGAGGTGTCAGCGTTTCCGGCATCGGTGCTGGTCTGGGCCGGGGGAAGGTCGTCGGAGCAGGCCAGCGACGCGCCCAGGGCAACCATGGCGATGAGCTTCGTGGGGAAGCGCGTGTTGAACATGATGCTCTCCGAAGGTTGGGGCAGCGGTGATGCCGAACCCGTTGACCGATTTGACCGATTTGACCGATGCCCGGAGGGCGCCCGTGTTCAGCGATGGGGCTCAAGACCTTTTTCGAGCGCCTCGCCGATGGCGGTGTTACGCTGCCGGCCCCTGTGTCTACGAAACCCGTAAAGTAGGTATGTTATGACGAGCAATGTGTCCTTTGAATGGTTCGATATCCTGAAACGACGTTTGCAGAATTATGCCAACGTGAACGCCTTTGACCTCGCTGCCCTGAAGGCCAACCTCATACAGCCGGGTATTACGCCGTGAGCTATCATTGATGTCGCGTCTGCTGCGCCGAGAGCACCTCGGGCTGTGTCGCAAAGCCTCGACGATGCTAAGGCATCGCCTACGTTTTGCGCCTTTGCCCGTGTCGCGCTCGGCTTCGCAGCCATCGACATCAACATCTGCTCAGGGCGTAGTAATGACGTGTTTCTGGATACCTTTCGGCGGGAGTTGGATGAAACCATCGCCGGAAAGGGGGTGTCTCGAAGTGTGTATGAGGCCCTGACCGACGATGAATTCGAGGATGACCAGGCCTATGTGGACTTCTTAAAAGGGCTTCGCGCCTATCTCTTTGAGGATGGCCCGCTTCCCTGATGTGCGGCCCCTCGGTGCTAGTCGGCCGGGATGCAGGCGCTTTTGCAGGCCTCCGCGGTCTCGAAGGCCGGGCAATCGTCTGTCATGCAGCAGGTAGCGCTTAGTCGTTGGTCAATGCCTTGCGACGCTCTTTGACGGCGTAGGTCTCGACCACGACCTTCCCTTCGCGCATGAAGGCGAGCTCGACCAGGGTCTCGTCGACGATGCGCAGGTGCAGGGGGTGGTCTTCGTCGGCGTTGAGAAAGGTTTTTAGCGGTACGCCGGCGGCCTGATAGTCGGCCTGGAGGGCGTAGTCGCCGAGAATCATTTCTATGAGATGCAGCTCTTCCGGATCTGCCTCGGCGCAGCTGGGCGCCTTTGGGATGCAGGCCGCCTGGCAGATGGCCAGGGCGCAGAAGGCGATGAGGAGTCTCCCTTGAATGTGTGCTCTCATCATCGTTCTCCCTGGTCGGCCACAAAGGGCAGGTAGGCTTCGGGCATGGGCTCCGAGCGGTAGAGCGCCTGCCGGTCGATGTCGGGGTTGCCGGAGACGTAATTGAAGGTGACGCCCTCGTATTCGCTGTTCAGGGTGAGGGTAATGTCATCGTAGCGAGCGGGCAGGGGGGCGCTTTCTCC
It includes:
- a CDS encoding cupin domain-containing protein yields the protein MENFRPETINVNDAPRGQGDYMRVLARGEHLAMRIWIEETPADKESVMHSHGYETVGYVIEGRARLHFEGDSVLLEPGDSWLVPSNTSHCYEILEAFTAIEATSPPSEAHLS
- a CDS encoding suppressor of fused domain protein, coding for MKDEERGDAHNEMSPGGSAILRHDSPQPSSGYDVAYADDERICAHIEEHLGEIGVVWHELVSFGVHIDIHVVEPTEERPFVTLVTSGMSARPMTLPPGLESPEEWRLAELMMVLPPDWDLSEEGFEDERHYWPVRLLKSLARLPGDMDTWLGWGHSVPNGHPAEPYAPEQPFSGALVIPPILFPEAFRMAGEPPIRLFQVVPVTDAEMEMKLKLGLDAVLERLEEVYPEIYGPLNIRRPVLG
- a CDS encoding copper oxidase — protein: MERFGYAAACVGRSFTRQTPGSWGLCLLAVALAGLVGSGCVDWNDDEDNNAAGISEEGPRVIEGPGARRPGGEGRPGGPALPEPEEEPVSCERVIKADVVAIDQIYVYNRYGSYNPFGMMYALRRDVVALEGDTPGPGNARLRDGKRPRPLVLRANEGDCLDIQFENWLNPEQCRAPIEGNPAFFRSDRGPGECDQSDTPATRAVSVQVNGMQYLGIEDNGAHVGFNATRLVAPGEQANYRLYAEKEGTYLMRSMGAVTGGQGLGATTALGLFGAVNVQPQGARWFRSQITHEEMLRAARMVDDAMLLNPDDTPQIDYNAEHQGVPVLSMLNANLEIVHSDLTAIIAGFEPTRHSPVYRGERAYREFTIIFHDEAKVVQAFEELDHNPTLKGLADHAAINYGIAGAGAMVLGNRKGIGPNTECINCKFEEFFMASWPNGDPAMNVRLDEEGTAVEALWPDDPSNVYHSYVRDPVRIRNLHAGPRETHVFHLHGNQWLRSPDDDQSAYTDSQTLGPGDAFTYDIAHGGSGNRNLSPGDNIFHCHLYPHFAGGMWGLWRNHDVFEDGSIDRYLPDGEIHCGTPTPALVPLPTRAIPPLPTYETTQVYVDGKLQDRPAMPGYPFYIAAVGGKRAPLNPLVHVEDGGLGRHLVMGAPEGGVVYGERGPFDVKIQEAHVKLLPDEGLPGEQDAMLYHEGGFPGAVSATTPYGFEARAYPAYLPDGQPGQWFVNGKPRRKGAPFANPCPADAPVRRYRMAAIETEIVTNKAGWRDPQGRIYVLEEDIEATLSGERPTEPLVIRANSGDCLEVELTNLMPAHLEEDDFQMFTSADMVGLHMHQVKFDMGSDGGMNGFNYENGSHSPEEVAMMVAAINAAGGAFVGGDGLDASGDRVELELTPHPRLGVMGAQTVQQVYWVDPVLDDEGNDRTVGASFFHDHMSAASWQQHGMYGMLVAEPAGSRWRDPQTGELYGTRVDGGPTSYRADILTANAEDSFREFALALADFALLYDGDRPVNPPIQKEEDLPWAIGHEDEPRPEAISASDPGTMLINYRQEPLPLRVGEQGPEGWQQKAGEEGDMAQAFSSVIHGDPATPLLRAYSGDRVKLRLVQAAHEEQHVFGVFGQKWLREPDHPDSGYVAAQQIGLSENFTADLGPMAASYEEVSDYLYGSFPTDDLWSGMWGLLRVFRDAQPDLLPLPETNARSWPGRRPRVCPPGAPKRRYTVHAILARGNLPDDRLTYNATYDLYDPDAILFVKEEHLEDLRAGRRAPEPLVLRAAAGECIKVRLVNELPEEMPPSSLHFNFNPPIVDKFNTNQIRTSNHVSLQPQFVTHDVHRGGGANVGLNREQTVPPGEERQFDWYAGVWSQGRKGIVSTPIEFGAINLRSMADVVNHGVHGAMGALIVEPLGASWESDADTDAQATVSYVDSRGHQRTFREFVMVLQDEIALHSGNPVFQGGDPLEPTVLRNNVGADDAEESGHKGFNYRTEPLWARLGVPPDYGENALNDLQQYDLLSSAVHGDPATPVFRAEPGDNLRVRVLLPSGHPRQHAIGLLGATWPVATAQTGSFSQVLGANESTFYTGSDGGLAAGKASNLIPLHGAGGPFKVRGDFLLFDQASIHFYGGTWGLMRVGSGPGLDVASEDAPAESASADDTPEER
- a CDS encoding YncE family protein, encoding MGAWHRWAATAVAAGALATALGVAAGGALLASQAGMEVAAAGSSGEAPPSREAPSREAPTRFSALVAGVMTPALELERGHAPEVWEHEGMHISLTLDAAERGPIARLVITDAEGGEPVRGLTPRAWLDGPGEDGPLKGAACGARVQELKGGGLADRAEVDLNGLRVMLLNDDHTLSVVNPQIALKQTRLEALLRLPGEVADWALHPDGRSLYLSIPELKQVLVVETQGFGVASTLALDQAPGALAVSPDGRHLWVGGAGAEASALRVIDTYDDRVVEEVEVGPGPHQVVFSHGGHRVWVAGESLDELVAIDGVSRRRVGAVAVGKGVVSLVRGGDYLVVARRDGEVRLFDVQRGAEARVPLAAGVARLDVAPGGRWAFAMQPGLKQVSVIDLARATSPGAFRGIEAPEKVVFTKNFAYIESAAGAQLGMVALDALAVGEPSLQWVSLAGLPGARRGGRGERAAGLSGVRGPAGRSLFVASPAQRAIVVLGEGQRGLLGRIDNRVGTPRALMLLDRSLKEEAPGVYSTAAALDLASPRALRLDLGGGIGAFCF